GATCGAACCGGCGACCATGATCGTCTTCCACTTGCCGTGCTTGGAGATCAGCGCGCCGGCAATGGTGGAGATGATGAGCAGGCCGGCCATCATGGGGATGGTCATCAGCCCGGACTGGGTCGCGTTGGCGCCGCGCGCCAGCTGCATGTATTGGGCCAGGAAGACGGAGGTGCCGAACATTGACACGCCCACGGAGATTGAGGCGACGACGGAGAGGGTGAAGGTCCGGTTCCTGAACATGGTCAGCGGGATGATCGGCTCGGAAGCCTTCAGTTCCACGATGACGAAGGCAAGCAGTGCGGCGGCCGCGGCGGCGACCATCAGCGCGGTGGTGGTGCTGGCCCACTCAAACTGGTTTCCGGCCAGGGACACCCAGATCAGCAGCAGCGACACGCCGGCCGAGAGCAGGATGATCCCGGCGTAGTCGATGCTGACCCTGCGCTTTGCCTGCACAGGCAGGTGCAGCGTCTTTTGGATCAGGATGATGGCAATGGCCGCGAAGGGCAGCGCCACGAAGAAGTTCCAGCGCCAGTTGATGGCGTCGGTGATGAAGCCGCCGATCAGCGGGCCGCCCACGGTGCCCAGGGCCATGACGGCACCGAACAGGCCCATGTACTTGCCGCGTTCACGCGGGGAGATGATGTCCGCCATGACGATTTGGCTCAAGGCTGTCAGTCCGCCGGCGCCCAGGCCCTGGAAGACGCGCATGGTGATGAGCATCGAGGTGTCCTGTGAGAAGCCGGCAATGGCGGAGGCCACGACAAAGACCACCAGCGAAAGCTGCAGCAGCACCTTGCGGTTGGAGAGGTCGGCGAGCTTGCCCCAGATCGGGGTTGAAATGGTGGTGGCCAGCAGAGTCGCGGTCACGACCCACGTGTAGGCGGCCTGGTCTCCGTGCAGGTCGGAGAGGATGACGGGAAGCGAGGTGGAGACCACGGTGCCGGCGAGGATGGAGACGAACATGCCCATCAGCAGGCCGGTCAGCGACTGGATCACCTGGCGGTGGGTCATGCCGGAGTCGGACAGGGCGCGGTCCGGCCGTGTCGGCTTGGTTATTTGTGACAAAAGGGCTCCAGGGAATAGTGAAAGCGGTTGATTAATGACAACTATATTGAAATGGTTGCCAAATTGCAACCAGTTTCGGTGTGAGCCGTGTCTCCCGATGGCGGCGTCGGGAATGCCAGAACCAAGAATCCCATCAGCGTTCACCCTGCGTTCATTTGGGGTGGACCGTCGCGTCACCTGGCGCCCGTAGCTTCAAGGGGTAAGGAACCCCAGATACCCATCGAAGAGGTAAATCGCGTGAAGGCACTACACATAGCTCGGGTGGCAGCAGTTCTCACCGTCGGCGCGCTCGCCCTGACTGCCTGCGGCACGGACAACGCCGTGACACCCGGCGCGGGCGGCACAACCGCTGGACCCGGAGCATCCGTCACCGGGACGCTGACGGGCACCGGCGCCACCTCCATCTCCGCCGCCATGGATGCCTGGAAGGCCGGCTTCGAGTCCGCCAACGCCGGTGCCACGGTCCAGTACTCGCCTGAAGGCTCCGGTGCGGGCCGGAAGGCGTTGATCGCCGGTGCGGTGCAGTTTGCCGGTTCGGACGCCTACATGAAGGACGCGGAACTCGCCAGCGCGAAGGCCAAGTGCGGCCCCGACGGCGCCATCGACGTCCCGTGGTACATCTCCCCGATCGCTGTTGCGTTCAACGTCCCCGGCGTGAAGGACCTCAAGCTCGACGCCGGCACCGTCGCCAGGATCTTCCGCGGCGAGATCAAGAACTGGAACGATCCCGCCATCAAGGCGTCGAACCCGTCCGCAGCCCTTCCGGACCTGGCGATCACGCCTGTGCACCGTTCGGACAACTCGGGCACCACCGAAAACTTCACGGACTACCTGGCGCAGGCGGCCAAGTCGGTCTGGACCGACGCCAAGTCCGGCGACTGGCCCTCCGCGCTGCCGGGCGAGAACGCCAAGGGCACCTCCGGCGTCGTCAAGACAGTGGCCGAGACCGCCGGCGCCGTCACGTATGCCGACGACTCGGCCGTCACCGGCGACCTCGGCAAGGCCGAGCTGAAAGTTGGCGACGCGTACGTTCCCGTCACCGCCGAGGCCGCAGCCAAGGCGGTCGACCAGGCCAAGCCCGTGGCGGGGCGCTCCGCCAACGACCTCTCGCTGAAGCTGGACCGCACCACCACCGTGGCCGGCGCCTACCCGGCCGTCCTGGTTTCCTACGGCGTGTTCTGCGCCCACTACCCGGACGCCAAGACCGTTGACCTGGTGAAGGCCTTCGGCAATTTCGTGGTCGGCGACGCCGGACAGAAGGCTGCCGCCGACGCCGCCAAGAGCGCCCCGCTGTCCGCCGCGCTCGCCGCCAAGGCAAAGGCCTCGATCGACTCCATCACCGTTGCCAAGTAGGCAGCGACAAGCAACGTAGAAGGTACTAGTTTGTCCACCATCAAGCCCGCACCCAAGGCGAGGACACGGCAGGCCGGCTCCGGCCGCACAGGAGACAAGGTGTTCTCCGCCGCTGCGCTCGGCGCCGGCGTGCTGATCGTCGTCGTGCTGTTTGCCGTCGCCATGTTCCTGGTCATCCAGGCCCTGCCGACCTTCAGCGCCGCGCCCGCCGACATCACCGGAGGCAGGGGGTTCGCCTCCTACATCCTTCCCATAGTCGTCGGAACCCTGATTGCAGCGGCCATTGCGCTGGTCATCGCCACGCCGGTGGGGATTGCGGTGGCGTTGTTCATCTCGCACTACGCACCGCGCGGGATGGCACGCGGGCTGGGCTATGTGGTGGACCTGCTCGCCGCCATTCCCTCGGTCATCTATGGTGCGTGGGGCGCCACGTTTCTGGCGTCCCAGCTGAAGGTGCCGTACCAGTGGCTGGCGGACAACCTTGGCTGGATCCCGATCTTTGCCGGACCCGCGTCCGGCACGGGCAAGACCATCCTGACGGCCGGCATTGTGCTGGCAGTCATGGTCCTGCCCATCATTGCGTCCCTGGCCCGTGAAATCTTCCTCCAGGCGCCCATGCTGCACCAGGAAGCGGCGTTGGCACTGGGAGCCACCCGGTGGGAAATGATTCGGATGGCCGTGCTTCCCTTTGCCCGCGGCGGCATTATCAGCGCCGTCATGCTGGGCCTGGGACGGGCCCTGGGCGAAACCATGGCCGTGGCCCTGGTGCTCTCCTCCGGGCCGTTGATCGCGTCGTTGATCCGCTCCGGCAACCAGACCATCGCCGCCGAGATCGCCCTTAATTTCCCCGAGGCGTTTGGGCTGCGCCTGCATGAACTCATCGCAGCGGGTCTGGTCCTGTTCCTCATCACCCTGCTGGTGAACATGGTGGCCCGCTGGATCATCAGCCGCCACAAAGAATTCTCGGGAGCCAACTGATGGCGA
This genomic stretch from Arthrobacter dokdonellae harbors:
- a CDS encoding MDR family MFS transporter, with the protein product MTHRQVIQSLTGLLMGMFVSILAGTVVSTSLPVILSDLHGDQAAYTWVVTATLLATTISTPIWGKLADLSNRKVLLQLSLVVFVVASAIAGFSQDTSMLITMRVFQGLGAGGLTALSQIVMADIISPRERGKYMGLFGAVMALGTVGGPLIGGFITDAINWRWNFFVALPFAAIAIILIQKTLHLPVQAKRRVSIDYAGIILLSAGVSLLLIWVSLAGNQFEWASTTTALMVAAAAAALLAFVIVELKASEPIIPLTMFRNRTFTLSVVASISVGVSMFGTSVFLAQYMQLARGANATQSGLMTIPMMAGLLIISTIAGALISKHGKWKTIMVAGSILQLLGLYLLGTIHYDTNFVLVSVYMFLLGAGLGMVMQNLVLIVQNAVTPAEIGVASSGIAFFRSLGGTIGVSVLGALMATKVVDLLGGKAAELQSAIAALGTQGKELASALASGSIPAVHGLPDSVRTIVESSYGDSVAFVFMVAAPLSILTILAVAFLPNLELSTQTRDQREKSDAAATGHRDLENAEHTLADVSEALVAVTPGLETGAQPVGRS
- the pstS gene encoding phosphate ABC transporter substrate-binding protein PstS, producing MKALHIARVAAVLTVGALALTACGTDNAVTPGAGGTTAGPGASVTGTLTGTGATSISAAMDAWKAGFESANAGATVQYSPEGSGAGRKALIAGAVQFAGSDAYMKDAELASAKAKCGPDGAIDVPWYISPIAVAFNVPGVKDLKLDAGTVARIFRGEIKNWNDPAIKASNPSAALPDLAITPVHRSDNSGTTENFTDYLAQAAKSVWTDAKSGDWPSALPGENAKGTSGVVKTVAETAGAVTYADDSAVTGDLGKAELKVGDAYVPVTAEAAAKAVDQAKPVAGRSANDLSLKLDRTTTVAGAYPAVLVSYGVFCAHYPDAKTVDLVKAFGNFVVGDAGQKAAADAAKSAPLSAALAAKAKASIDSITVAK
- the pstC gene encoding phosphate ABC transporter permease subunit PstC — protein: MSTIKPAPKARTRQAGSGRTGDKVFSAAALGAGVLIVVVLFAVAMFLVIQALPTFSAAPADITGGRGFASYILPIVVGTLIAAAIALVIATPVGIAVALFISHYAPRGMARGLGYVVDLLAAIPSVIYGAWGATFLASQLKVPYQWLADNLGWIPIFAGPASGTGKTILTAGIVLAVMVLPIIASLAREIFLQAPMLHQEAALALGATRWEMIRMAVLPFARGGIISAVMLGLGRALGETMAVALVLSSGPLIASLIRSGNQTIAAEIALNFPEAFGLRLHELIAAGLVLFLITLLVNMVARWIISRHKEFSGAN